A portion of the Calliphora vicina chromosome 5, idCalVici1.1, whole genome shotgun sequence genome contains these proteins:
- the LOC135960959 gene encoding synaptonemal complex protein 1-like, with amino-acid sequence MSTQTAMVCMKCKEVLNSQDDIFGTSCGHLYHFLCLRECHGRSTNCSHCESYKPCMYKMFLEFGEVPISWEDQTKTIELHNELEDAKLRLVNVEEKHKLSQVSVQKLEGTLKKLNDALKCRDITVSDLEDRIATLEELNKFLSTEVELKERSNGNNNNVEKLEEQSMELSKNQIKKINNKKIQHLSEELENEIAKNAQLTKDNLKLKAFINLTNNGNDKSIIDIPADASVENQNENCEDFIEHCDESEEIEIVKEPSGSNENTEDKIVEENDEQSLSCNQESTTESHTVLIRNFRVKDLKTPLENVVIAIASQMNLQLSASEITRVITINNNRNYTSLNVGFENIQTKQNFLKYKNRLKKSKFTRYLDIQ; translated from the exons atgtctACACAAACTGCCATGGTATGCATGAAATGTAAAGAAGTTTTAAACAGTCAGGACGACATTTTTGGCACAAGTTGTGGACATTTGTATCATTTTCTTTGCTTGCGTGAATGTCACGGCCG ATCAACCAATTGTTCACATTGTGAATCATACAAGCcatgtatgtataaaatgtttttagaaTTTGGTGAAGTTCCCATATCTTGGGAGgaccaaacaaaaacaattgaacTTCATAATGAGCTGGAAGATGCAAAGCTACGATTGGTTAATGTTGAGGAGAAGCACAAGCTTTCACAAGTGTCGGTGCAAAAACTTGAAGGAACATTAAAAAAGCTGAATGATGCTCTGAAATGTCGAGATATTACAGTGTCGGATTTGGAGGATCGTATAGCAACGCTTGAGgaattaaataagtttttatcgACAGAAGTTGAATTGAAGGAAAGAAGTAATGGCAACAATAACAATGTAGAAAAATTGGAAGAACAAAGCATGGAACTGtcgaaaaatcaaataaaaaagattaataacaaaaaaatacagcaTTTGTCGGAAGAGTTGGAAAATGAAATTGCCAAAAATGCCCAATTAACTAAAGACAATCTTAAATTGAAAGCATTTATAAATCTAACAAATAATGGAAATGATAAGAGTATAATAGATATTCCAGCAGATGCTTCTgttgaaaatcaaaatgaaaactGTGAAGATTTCATAGAACACTGCGATGAATCCGAAGAAATCGAAATCGTCAAAGAACCATCAGGCTCCAACGAAAATACCGAAGACAAAATAGTTGAAGAAAACGATGAACAATCATTATCATGCAATCAAGAAAGCACAACCGAATCCCATACAGTTTTAATACGTAATTTCCGTGTCAAAGATTTAAAAACAcctttagaaaatgttgtcatTGCAATAGCTTCCCAAATGAATTTACAATTATCAGCTTCAGAAATTACCAGAGTGAttacaattaataataatagaaattaTACATCCTTAAATGTAGGATTTGAAAATATCCAGACAAAACAGAATTTTCTTAAgtataaaaatcgtttaaaaaaatctaaattcacAAGATATTTAGATATTCAATAA